The following coding sequences are from one Triticum dicoccoides isolate Atlit2015 ecotype Zavitan chromosome 4A, WEW_v2.0, whole genome shotgun sequence window:
- the LOC119289413 gene encoding CRIB domain-containing protein RIC4-like, giving the protein MKDRAGFHFSIGCMSQSAVAVADPLRKKPPAPAPQQQADNPSSSSITTQDRAPREEGTGGDEKTKEGIVAAGVQRLLKGIKTFFAAYDGEEEEEEEEREIVIGYPTDVQHVGHIGWDGLNKVGGMGMVGAFSVPSSLPLRQLEIAMDPGAATTTCTN; this is encoded by the exons ATGAAGGACCGCGCCGGCTTCCACTTCTCCATCGGCTGCATGTCGCagtccgccgtcgccgtcgccgacccGCTCCGCAAGAAGCCACCAGCACCGGCGCCGCAGCAGCAGGCCGAtaacccctcctcctcctccatcaccACACAGG ACAGAGCACCCCGAGAGGAAGGGACCGGCGGTGATGAGAAGACAAAAGAAGGGATCGTCGCAGCAGGGGTGCAGCGGCTGCTCAAGGGGATCAAGACCTTCTTCGCGGCGtacgacggcgaggaagaagaagaggaggaggagcgggagatCGTGATCGGGTACCCCACGGACGTGCAGCACGTCGGGCACATCGGCTGGGACGGTCTCAACAAGGTGGGCGGCATGGGCATGGTCGGCGCCTTCTCTGTGCCCTCCTCCCTCCCTCTCCGCCAGCTCGAGATCGCCATGGACCCCGGCGCCGCAACCACCACCTGCACCAACTGA